A single region of the Mechercharimyces sp. CAU 1602 genome encodes:
- a CDS encoding DUF4260 family protein, whose product MFICNVSFMSSLTGVCGCTYCLFFPDMAMLAYLIETNRGAVAYNFY is encoded by the coding sequence ATTTTTATTTGCAACGTATCTTTTATGTCATCGCTGACGGGAGTATGTGGTTGTACTTATTGTTTATTTTTTCCCGATATGGCGATGCTAGCTTATTTGATCGAAACAAACAGGGGAGCTGTAGCTTATAACTTTTATTAG
- a CDS encoding phosphatidylglycerophosphatase A: MFYEHAIELLDRRGVTIEAIADIVYDLQLKFHPQLTRRECVESVDTVLKKREVQHAIITGVALDELAEQKKLPYPLQQMLESDEPLYGIDEIVALSITNVYGTIGLTSFGYLDKNKNGIISQLNSNKGMVHAFLDDLVSGIAAAASARIAHEYPDFSRYEINGEKDSL; this comes from the coding sequence ATGTTTTATGAGCATGCGATCGAGCTTTTAGATCGGCGAGGTGTAACCATCGAAGCAATTGCCGATATTGTATATGATCTACAACTGAAGTTTCATCCTCAGTTAACCCGCAGAGAGTGTGTGGAGAGTGTAGATACCGTTTTGAAAAAGCGGGAAGTACAACATGCCATCATTACGGGAGTGGCGCTGGATGAGTTAGCGGAGCAAAAAAAGCTTCCCTATCCCTTGCAGCAGATGTTAGAATCCGATGAACCGTTGTACGGGATAGACGAAATTGTGGCGCTCAGTATTACTAATGTATATGGAACAATCGGTCTAACGAGCTTTGGATACTTAGACAAGAATAAAAATGGGATCATCAGTCAGTTAAATAGCAATAAGGGCATGGTTCACGCTTTTTTAGACGATCTGGTCTCAGGGATCGCAGCAGCGGCGTCCGCGCGGATTGCTCATGAATACCCCGATTTTAGCCGGTATGAGATCAATGGGGAAAAGGATTCACTCTAA